One window of Nostoc sp. C052 genomic DNA carries:
- a CDS encoding CPBP family intramembrane glutamic endopeptidase, giving the protein MTLKRLILFFVLTPIAVLLAVSALFGSWQEPQFQSRLELYQTNIALQAQAWQSADSNDDNLQAIREAILGEQPLENATKQYQEARQSVQANLDKVNNQLAQLRSQAEITPTPPKPLPDVPPPTKASRQGKQSLQQSLKQLQKLLAELDLRLGILQAQQGQTDTASKTWSELQQRSDINPEFGQTAAVLSGLWSNPPRLLPNAQEPIQRNLEGWFRSTALVKLYQLQQRQDALSAVKAAQQESSAQAVLKLAVIGTIPTLAALIGLILLILLFAQRFLKGKASLLAQNADIPWSTPWDGETVLQVFIIGFFFMGQIFVPLVISVLPIPRPIVDVRLQAFSVLVSYLLVALGALLVLYFSLKRFFPLPEFWFRFRFQDNWFWWGLGGYCTALPIVVVVSLINQQLWQGQGGSNPLLQLALESQDAVALGIFFSTAAIAAPFFEEILFRGFLLPSLTRYLPVWGAILISSLLFAIAHLSLSEILPLTALGIVLGVVYTRSRNLLAPMLLHSLWNSGTLLSLFVLGSN; this is encoded by the coding sequence TTTGTACTGACGCCGATAGCAGTTCTGTTGGCAGTTTCGGCTTTATTCGGTAGTTGGCAAGAACCTCAATTTCAAAGTCGTCTGGAATTATACCAAACCAATATTGCTTTACAAGCCCAAGCTTGGCAATCAGCAGATAGCAACGATGACAATCTCCAGGCGATTCGGGAAGCAATACTTGGCGAGCAACCCTTGGAGAATGCTACAAAGCAGTATCAGGAGGCGCGTCAATCAGTTCAAGCTAATTTAGACAAAGTTAATAATCAACTTGCACAACTACGCTCTCAAGCTGAAATAACTCCTACACCTCCGAAACCTCTACCGGATGTTCCTCCCCCGACTAAAGCCTCTAGACAGGGAAAGCAATCGTTACAGCAATCCCTCAAGCAATTACAAAAATTACTCGCTGAATTAGACTTACGCCTGGGAATTTTACAAGCACAGCAAGGACAAACAGATACAGCCTCCAAGACTTGGAGCGAATTACAACAACGCTCAGATATCAATCCAGAATTTGGACAAACTGCTGCTGTATTAAGTGGACTGTGGAGCAATCCTCCTCGCCTCCTCCCAAATGCTCAAGAACCGATTCAAAGGAATTTAGAAGGTTGGTTTCGCTCTACTGCTTTGGTGAAGTTATACCAACTCCAGCAACGACAAGATGCTTTATCAGCAGTAAAAGCTGCACAACAAGAATCATCGGCTCAAGCTGTGTTGAAATTGGCGGTTATTGGCACTATTCCCACCTTGGCAGCTTTAATTGGTTTAATACTGCTGATTTTATTATTTGCTCAACGCTTTTTGAAAGGAAAAGCCTCGTTATTAGCTCAAAATGCTGATATTCCTTGGTCAACGCCTTGGGATGGTGAAACAGTTTTGCAAGTTTTTATCATCGGCTTTTTCTTCATGGGGCAAATTTTTGTACCCTTGGTAATCTCAGTGCTACCCATCCCACGTCCGATTGTGGATGTGCGACTTCAGGCTTTTTCTGTCTTAGTTAGTTACCTATTGGTGGCATTAGGTGCGCTGTTAGTGCTGTATTTCTCTCTCAAGCGCTTTTTTCCATTACCAGAATTCTGGTTTCGCTTCCGTTTTCAAGATAATTGGTTTTGGTGGGGACTGGGAGGCTATTGCACGGCTTTACCTATAGTTGTGGTAGTATCTTTGATTAATCAACAGCTATGGCAAGGACAGGGTGGTAGTAATCCTCTGTTGCAACTAGCCCTAGAAAGCCAAGACGCTGTAGCACTTGGTATATTTTTCTCCACAGCCGCGATCGCTGCGCCATTTTTTGAAGAAATTCTGTTTCGTGGCTTTTTGTTACCCTCTCTGACTCGTTACTTACCCGTGTGGGGAGCGATTCTGATCAGTAGTTTGTTGTTTGCGATCGCTCACCTCAGTTTGTCAGAAATTCTGCCCCTGACCGCATTGGGCATTGTCTTGGGAGTAGTTTACACGCGATCGCGTAACCTCCTGGCTCCGATGCTCCTCCATAGTCTCTGGAATAGTGGTACATTATTAAGCTTATTTGTATTAGGTAGTAATTAG
- a CDS encoding TM2 domain-containing protein — MANLNPSHPTKQLLSGYCGIILGAFGVHKFILGYAAEGFIMLVISVVGGSFTYGIALLVMQLVGLVEGMIYLNQPPEKFVNTYFVKKQGWF; from the coding sequence ATGGCAAATCTCAACCCCAGCCACCCCACCAAGCAACTTCTATCTGGTTACTGTGGCATTATCCTGGGAGCATTTGGAGTTCATAAGTTTATTCTAGGATACGCTGCGGAAGGCTTTATCATGTTGGTGATTTCTGTCGTTGGGGGTTCTTTCACCTACGGCATTGCCTTGTTAGTTATGCAGCTTGTAGGTTTAGTTGAAGGTATGATCTACTTGAACCAGCCCCCTGAAAAATTCGTAAATACCTACTTTGTGAAAAAGCAGGGCTGGTTTTAG